Genomic DNA from Streptomyces sp. PCS3-D2:
GGCGTCACGGACTGTGAGTGCGGTCATCGTATCGAACCGCCGAAACGCCACGCGCCGCGTTTTCCGGGTGGACGCAAAGCAAAAGCGAGGACTGTGACCTCTCCGTCACGGCCCTCGCGATCGGGCCCATGGTACAGCGGGACGGTGGCGCGCCTGACCGGAGGACCGATCGGTGATACGGCGGCACCGGCAGGCGGCATATGCATTCGTGCTGGCTGGAGCCTCGTGCGATCGACAACGATCACGGTTCGATCATCTGCGACGCATTGCTTCCCAGGTTTCTTCTCCGCGCCCCCCGAGTGCGCCCGTGCTGCTTTCCTGTTCTGCGCACCAGGGGATGAGGTGAAGCGGTGAGCGATGGCGGACCGGAGGAGCCCGGTGGGGCGGTGGGACTGCCGAGCCGGCGTCGGCGGCCGACGCCCATGAGCCAGTGGGACCCGACGGCCCGCCTGTCGTACTGGGCCTTCCACGCCAACCGGCGCCCCGCGTACATGCGCTTCGCGTACCTTCAGCTGGGCTCGGACGAGGCGGCCGAGGCGGCGGTGGACGCCACCTTCGACTCGATCATGGGCGACTGGCTCCGGATGCTCCACATGGACCGCCTGGACGCCTACGCGTGGACCGTCCTCAAGCACTGCCTGGTCGACCGCCAGCACCTGCCCCGCCCCCGGCAGCAGGAGCCGGAGCCGATGGACATCAGCGCCTTCGAGGCGGCCCTGAAGGAGGCGCACGCCGACCAGTACGAGGTGCTGACCGACACCATCCGCTTCTACTCCGCCGTCTCCCGGCTCGCCGAGCGCCAGCGCGACGCCGTACTCCTGCGCTACGGCCTCCAGTGCACCCCCGGTGAGGCGGCCTCCGTGATGGGCGTCGACGAGGCCACGGTCCGCTCCCACCTCGGCCAGGCCCACCGCCGCCTCGCCCGGCTGCTCGACATCTCCGCCGACCCGGCGGAACCGACCGAATCGGCCGAGCCATGAGGCGCCGGGACCGGCCGGACGGCGACCCGGCGCCCCGCTCGCTGGCCGAGTTCCTCGCGCGGGCGGGCGTCCGCGACCGCTACCGCCACTACGACCTCGGCGCGGCCGAGGCCCGGCTGCTGCGCGCCACACCCCACCCGGCCGTCCCGCACCGTGCCCGGCGCCGGTCGGCCCACGGCTGGAGCGACCCGGTCCGGGACCGCCCGCTCGACGCCGAGCGGGCCCGGCGCGACCTCAAGGCGATCTGCCTGGACTCCGTGTGCGCACCGGACGCCGGCGCGCACCTGGACTCCTTCGGCGGCACACGCACCGACCTGGCCGGCGCCTTCGTCTTCGGCTGCCTGCTGTACCTCGCCGGAATGCGCGAAGGCGCCCGTTTCTGGTGGCAGTTCGCCGCGGCCTCCGGCAGCGCGCGGGCCGCCGCGGCCGCCTACTGCCTCTTCCTCGACCATTCCCGGCGCGGGGAGCACCACGACGCCCGGCACTGGGCGCGCGAGCTGGGCCGCCGCGGCTTCCGACCGGGCGGCCGGCGGGACCTGCGCGAGATCCGGCTGTGCGCGCAGGCCGCCGTCCTGCGCTACGTCTACCAGTTGGAGGACCCCGACCTCGGGCCGGTGCCACTGCCGAGGGCCGGGCTGTCGGGGGTGCTGAGTGCGTTCCTCCCGCCGCCCGTCACGGTCGCCGCACCGGTGGCGGCGGCCCGGCCGGCCGCCGGGCCGCTGCGCCACCCCGCGCTGACGGCTGCGGCCCGCAGGACCGTCGTCCAGGGCGGCACCACCGAGGCACTCGCGGAGGCCCGGCGCGCACTGGCCGTCGTACGCGTCCTGGAGCGGCGCCCGCTCGGGGTGCGGTTCGGCCAACTGGCACGGGAGTCGGGCCTCGCGGAGGCGGAACTGCGCCCGGTCCTGGCGATGCTGTGCGAGGAGGAGTACGCGGACCGGCCGGGGGTGGGGGTGTACGGGCGCGGCCCGGCCCTGGACCGGCTCGCCGCCCCCGACGGCCACGGCCTGGCCGGGCAGCTCCAGCGCACCCTGGCCCTGGCCCGGGACAGCGCGGGCGCCGCGGTGTACCTCAGCCGGTACGCGGCGGGCGAGGTGCACATCACGCAGATGGCGGCCGGACCGGCGACGCCGCCGGTACGCGAGTGGGTCGACTTCCGGGACGCCGCGCACGCCAGCGCGGTCGGCAAGTGCCTGCTGACGCAGCTCGACCACGACCGCCGCGCCGACCACGTGGCCCGGCACCGGCCCGCCCGGCTCACTCCGCAGACCATCACCGACAGCCGGGCGCTGTTCACGGCGCTCGACGCGGTGGCTCCGGGCGCGCCGGTCTTCGACCTGCTTGAGTACGCGCCGGGGGTCGTCTGCTCGGCCGTACCCATCGCCACGGGGGGAGCCGCGGGAAGCCTCGCGCTGTCGCTGCCCGCGGCGCACGCCCACCGGCTGCGCCCGGCCACCGAAGCGCTGCGGCGCAAGGCCGTACCGGTCCTCCTCGCCCTGCTCCTGACCGGTGCGATCCCCCCGGACGCCGCGGCCTCCCCCGACGTCGAACCGGGCCCCGCGGCCGGCCGACGCGACACGCGGCCGATGCGGGCGCCCGTCACCCCGGAGACCCTGCGCCACCTGCGGCTGCTCTTCCGTACCCCGCTCGCCGAGGCCGCGGCGGCGGCGCAGGGCCCGCACCTGGTCAGTGACACCACGGCGGCGGCCGCCTACCTCTTCGAGGCCGCCCCGGACGGCTCCGCCCCGCGCCTGTCCCTCCCCCACACCTTCACGTCGGTGACCCCGGGCAGCCTGATCCGCCCGACGGGCCTGGTGGTTCTGGGTACGTGAGCCGGCACCTCACCCGGCCGGCCGCGCCGCCGCCGGGAAAGCCGCCGAACCCCTGGTCACCTGCCGGTCGCACCACCGCCCGGAAACGCAAAAAACCCCAGGTGAACTGGGGTTCCTGCTGGTGTCCGAGGGGGGACTTGAGCTCTCCACTCGGGCACCAGCCCCCAACCCATCTGACCTGGGGAAACGCCCGTCGGCAGGCTTGATTCCGGCGGGCGTTTCTCCTTGTCTTTCCTGCTGAATCAGTCCTTCTCGGGCCCCTGTTGGTCATGCGTTGGTCACGTGACCAACCCTCCGGCTCTGGGTCTGATCAGGACTTTTCGATGACCTCGAAGATGTCGGCGTCCGTCTCCTGCTGCCATGCCGGGAGGTCGGGCCAATCGGCGACGTACCCCGCCTTGGGGTCCTCGAAGTGCTTGAACATCTGCGCTGTCCAGCACGTCGCGACGAACCGGCCCTTCTGCTCCCGGGACAGCTTGGCCGTGTGGCCGTCACTGAGCTCGATGAACTGGCGGACCTGCTCGTAGACGGCGCCTGCGGCGTCGCGCTCCCACTGCGGCGTGTCCTCCCAGGGGGCGACGTACCCGGCCTTGGGCTCCCCCGGGAAGTGACGGCGAACCCCATCGATCCAGGCTTCCCGGAACACTCGTGCGCCTTCGACCTGCGACATGCCAACCCCTCTCGTCACGGCGTGCTCAGCGTGGCGATCTCCGCCCCCAACTCCGCTACGCGGTGGTCCTTGCTCAGGGGGCCGAACTCATCGCACAGGGCTTGGAGTCTACGGGCGACGTATCCGGACGATGATGCTTGGGCCAACTGGACGGCCTCCCGTCCGTACGCGACGACTTGTTCGGGGTCTCGCCGCTTGGCGCCGATGGCGGCGAGATCGGTCAGTACCGAGCCTCTGCGTCGGTAGGACTGGCCGGACGCAAGCTCGGTCTGTTGAAGCGCACCCTTCAGGGTCTCCTCCGCCAGATCGAGGCGTCCAAGCTGGACGTAGCGTGCGCCCCGTTCCTCGGCCAGGCGGCTGCCATCGAAGCGCAGCCATCCACCGTTGACGCTGTCCTCGGTCAGCTCCGTGACCTTCTCCGCCTGGTCGAGCGCACGCTCGCACCCGTTCAGGTCTCCCATGCCGGCGCATGCCTCGGCCTGAACTGCGGCGACCCAGCACCGCGTGGCGAGGGTGCTGTCTCCCCGTCCGGCCAGCCTCTCGGCCAGTGACAGGAGCTGCGTGGCCTGGCGGTATCGTTGATCCGACATGTCCACGTAGGCGTGCCGTACAAGGGCGCAAGCCCACAGGTCGAAGGCTCCGGCGTCCTTGCTGACGGAGGCGGCCAGGGCGTAGGACGCTGCGGCGTCCGTGTACCGGTTGGCGTCGAAGGCGACCTCCCCGGCCAACTGGAAGAGGTCAGCCGCTGCGTGCAGGAGCGGGCGGGAGTTACCCCGGTTGCCTGCTGCCAGAGCTTCGTTCAGCGTCGCGAGCTGGTCACGGACGACGGGGTAGACAGAACCCTTGGAACGGGCCAGTTGGTACACCTGCCACTGGTGGCTGTTCATCCGCAGGGAGCCGGATGGTGCGCCCCGGCGCACCCCCTCCGTGAGAGCCTCGGCCTCATCCAGCGGCAAGGCGGTGAGGGCTCCGCTGACTGTGAGGATGCGGAGTAATTCGCGGCGGATCATGTCGTCGGGGTCTCCCGCGCCTGGGTGGTCACTGGACTGGTGCCCTGTGGCTTCCTGGCTGGCGGCTGTTGGCTGCGTCAGGAGGGCGTCAAGCTCGATGAGGGTGACTTCGAGGGCGTTGGCCAAGCCCCGTCGCTGAGGTGGCTGGGGTTCGATCCTGCCGCTCTCCCAGCGTCCGACCGTTGTTCGGTCTACCCCGAGTAACTGAGCCAATTTCTCCTGACTGTAGCCCAGGGCTTTACGTCGTTCCGCCAGTCCCATGACGGTTCCTTCCCCTGATCTGAGCCCCGCTGCTCGCCGTGCACGGATCTGCGTCAAGCCTGCCGCACGGATGCCGTGGAGCGCTCGGACTCCCTCCGGTTTCCTTGGGGTTGTCGCAAACGGGCACGGTGGTGAACCTGCGGAAGGGCGCGGACATGGCAGCACAGAACGAGACGTCAGACGGTTACCAAGGGTCCGGACGGACTCCGGATCTTGGCGTCGAGCCTCGCGTTCTCATGACGCTTCGGGTATCGCGTGACTCCGGCCGCACCTGGGAACAGGGCACCAGCGTGAAGGCGGGCGACCCGTTCGTCATCCTCTCCGACCCCGGCCGGTATCCGCCATGCCTCTGCGGTCGGTGCACGGATAACAGCTCGCCGTCCGCCAGTTCGCTGCGTCAGGCCACGATCGAGCCGAGCACGACGTGATGTCGGGCTTAGGCAACTGGGTTCTGCGCCGGTTCGGCCGGTACGCAGGGGTGCTCTGCCTGGCCGTGATCTTCGGCGGTGTGGCGGTGTTCTTCGCCGGAGCCCTTGCGACGCGGTAGCCGCCTCGAAGGCTGCTGCCTCCCGTTCCTCCCGCCGGACTCCCGGCGGGTGTTTCCGAGTGGAGAGGTAAGACCGATGGTGGAAGAGAACACCGGATCGGTGGCGCCCGAGGGGGGTGGCCTGCTCGTCGCGAAGCGGAAGATCGTCGCCGCGCGCACCCGCGCCGAGCAGGAGTCGGACGTCAGCAGTGGCCGTTCCGACGGCAACGACTGACGGGAGCGCCCACGGTGCTTGATGCAGCCTCGTGGGCGGGGCGTCTGGGCGGGGACGCGTTCCTCGCCCAGACGTACCACCGCTCCTACGCCCACTTCCCCGGTACCGCCGACATGGCGAGTGACCTGTTCTCCTGGGACGACCTGAATCGGATCATTGCTTCGCAGCGACTGGAGCCGCCCCGGCTGCGCCTGTCGGCCGACGGCGAGATGGTCCCGCTCCACCGCTACGCGATCCCGACCACGAACCGCCGCGCGGTCACCTGGTCCCGCATCCAGCCGGACGAGCTGCACACCCAGCTCAGAGAGGGTGCGTCGCTGGTCCTCGACGCGGTGGAGAAGATCCACCCTGCTGTGGGGGTGACGGCTGAGGGGCTGGAACGCTTCCTCGGGACTTCCGTGCAGGCCAACGTGTACGCCTCGTGGACTGAGCGGGAGGGCTTCGGCCGGCACTGGGACGACCACGATGTGGTGGTGGTCCAGTTGCACGGCTCGAAGCGGTGGCGCCTGTACGGGTCCACCCGTGAGGCCCCTACCTTCCGGGACGTGGAGTCCCCGGAGGAGCCGGAGGGCGACCCGGTGGCGGACATCGTTCTGTCCCCCGGTGACGTGCTCTACCTGCCGCGTGGCTGGTGGCACGCGGTCACCGCTGACCAGGGGACGGAGTCCCTTCACCTCACGTTCGGCATGGTCCCGCACACGGGGGCAGACCTCATGCTCTGGGTGGTCGACCAACTCCGGGCGTCCCTCGCTCTGCGCAGGGACATCCCGCGGTTTGCCTCTCTGCCTGAGCAGTCGGAGTTCATCGACGCCGTACGTCGTGAGGTGCTGGACACGATGGCGGACCCCCGCTTGATCGAGCGGTGGGCGGAGTCCACCGACACGACCGACCTGGGCCACGCGATCCCCTCCCTCCCGTACGTGGACGGGCTCCCCGCGCGGGCAGAGATCACGGTCAAGTTGACCGCCCCGAGGAGCCGCCTGGCGGCGAACCCCACACATGGCACGGTGACGTTCTCGGCGGCCGGTACCGCCTGGGACTTCGCCGAGTCCGCCGCGCCGGTTCTCGGCACGCTGCTGACCGGTCAGCCGACCACGCTCGGAGCCCTGGCGGACTCCGCCGGGCTGGAGGTTAAGGACGTGGCCGAACTGGCCTGGGCTCTGATCGAGGGCCAGGCGCTCGCAGTCGTGGGGACGGGGTTGTGACCGCCGTCCTCTCCCTGGGGACGTACCGCGTGCGTGCCGTCGGTCTGGCGGCGCGCACCGCCCTGGCGGCCGGTAGCCCGTGGGTGGACACCGCACCCAGCTACGCCCACGGTCGGGCACACGAGGAGCTGCGCCCGGTTCTCGGGGAGTACCCGACTGTGCGGGTAGCCACGAAGGCAGGGTTCTTTACGGCGGAACAGGGCCGTGCCGCTCTGGCCGAAGGCGTGCTCACTCAGGAGGAGGCAGCGAGCAGGCACAGTCTGGAGCGGGCCTTCATCCGCTGGCAGACGGAGCGCTCGTTGGCCGCGCTCGGCCGCGCGGACCTGGTCTTCGTGCACAACCCGGAGCACCACGGGCACGGCCTCGACCGTGCCGCTCTGCACTGGCGTGTACGGGAAGCCTTCACGGCGCTGGAAGAGTTCGCCCAAGCGGGCAGGATCGGCGGGTACGGCGTCGCCACCTGGTCGGGCCTGGTAAGCGGGGCGTTCACCGTTCCCGAGCTGCACGCGCTTGCCCGGCAGGCGGCGGGTTCCGCCGAGCCCCACTTCACGGGGTTGCAGATGCCCGTCAGCCTGATCATGGACGACCTGATCAGACAGGCACTGGACGGCGGCGGATCGCTGATGCAGGCGAAGGACGCGGGGTTGATCACGTTCGGCTCTGCACCCCTGCACGGCGGCGAACTCTTGAATGCCATGACACCCGAGCTGGTGAACTTCATCCGCCCCGGTCTGTCGGCCGCAGCCGCTGCCCTGCTGGCTGCTGGCTCGTGCCCCGGTCTCGATGTCGTCCTTACCTCCGCGAGCACCCGTGAACACTGGGACGATGCGGCGAAGGCTCTGGCTGCGCCCCTGACGGCTGAGGAACTGAGGAGGGTGACCGATGAACTCGCCGCCGAGTGAGGACGTACAGACCCTGATGGAGGCTGCCCACGACAGGGCGGCGAAGGCTCTGGGTCTCACGTGTACCGGTTCGCTGGCCTGGGGGTTCCAAGGTGTGACCCTCGGTCGGCAGGCGGGGGAGCACTGGCTCCGGGTAGGCCGGACGGCCAGGAGAAACGCGGGCAGGAAGCAGGGAGAGGGCATCGTGGGGGCTTCCCTGCTGGTGCCTGATGCGGTCCCGCGCCCGCGCCTGTACGACGTCCACGACTGGACTGACGAGGAGTGGGCCTTCGAGGCCGAAGTCCTCGACTACGTGACGCACCCCGTCGTGTCCCCGGAGCGGGCCGACCTGGACCGCGACCCCGGCTTGCCTGCCGAGTGGTGGGCCGACCTGTGCCGAGCCCTGGCCCTGCTCGCTGGGGCGGAGGGAGTGAAGGTCACTGTCCGGGACGGGTGGATCGAACGCGCATTCCCCCAGTTCCTCGGCATCCCTGCCCCGACCAAGGTGGAGCGGGTGACCGGTCATGGTGACCTGCACTGGGGCAACCTCACGACCACGCCTCTGACCCTGCTGGACTGGGAGCGGTGGGGCCTGGTGCCCTACGGCTACGACGCGGGTCTTCTTCACACGAACAGCCTGCTCGTTCCCGATGTGGCGGACCGCATCCGGCTGGAGTTCGCTTCGGTTCTGGACACCCCAGCCGGCCGAGTCGGGGAGCTTGCGGCCCTGGCGGAGATGCTGCAAGCCGTAGCCCGTGGCTGGTATCCGGACCTGGCTCCGCGCCTACTCGCTCGGGCGGAGTCACTCACGGGCGTTCGGCCGCCGGTCCCACTCCACTCCGAGGTCAGCGGCTGACAGGTCCGCGCATGACAGCGGCCCCCGACGTGACGCCGGGGGCCTGTCCGCGTCCGTGTGCGCCTGTCTCAGGCGCTCTCTCCGAGGTGCCGGTACAACGTGGCACGACCGATTCCCAGGGCCTTGGCGATGGCTGTGACGCTGTCTCCCTTGGCGTGCCGGGCACGGGCTACGGCGAGCTTGTCGTCATCCACAACGGACGGACGACCGCCGACGTTGCCCTTAGAGGCTGTTGTCTTTCCGAGTTTGATGACGGCGTTTTCGCTGGTCAGGGGTAGTGGTGGCGTCCGTGTGGGAGTGATGGATCGTTGTTTTCGTCGCTCTCGTGGAGGTCGCGGATGCCGTCGGTTGTCGGACTGCTGGAACAGCACGAGCTTGCCGCCCGTCGTCGCGTGGACGGGCTGCGCGAGGAAGCCGACCGGATCCAGGCCGAGCTCGCGGCGGCCGAGCAGGAGTGGCTGGAGTGGACGATCGCCCGTGAGCGTGTGGGTGCCGTGCTGTCCGCGCCGGGCGGGTGTCCGGCCGACGCGGTGGCCGCCGAACGACCGGGCGGTGCCGGGACGGATGCCGGGGTGCAGGCGTCCGTGCCGGTGGCGGCGAAGGCGAAGTCGCAGGTTCCGGTGTGGCGCGAGGGGCTGGCCGTGACGGCATTGTCGGCGGACTATCAGCGCATCCTGGCCGCGCTCGCGGACCGGGTCCGTCTCGGTCAGGGCCCGCTGACCTGCCAGGAGATGGCCTCCGCCTTCGGCATGGAGACGGTGCCGGCCAAGGTGGAGGCCCTGCGGTCGAAGGCGAAACGCCTGGCCGCGCGGGGCTGGCTGGCCGAGCCTGCGCCGGGCCGGTTCACGCTCGCGCGGAACGTGAGCGGGTCAGGCGGCGGGTCATGACCATGGTCATCGACCAGTAGATCATCGCCTCGGCGCTGGTGGTGCGGCGTTCGAAGTCGCGGACCAGGCGGCGGCTTCGCATCAGGTGGGCGAAGAGCCGCTCGACGATCCACCGCTTGGGCAGCACCACGAAGCCGCGCCTGTCGTCGCTGCGCTTGACGATCGCCAGGACCAGGGCGAGCGTGGCCAGGCAGTGCTCGACGAGGCTGCCGGTGTAGCCGCCGTCGGCCCAGACGAGTTCCAGCCGGTGGTGGGCATCGGCCGCCCGCTCAAGCAGCACCTTCGCGGCGGCGCGGTCGCCGATGTCCGCGCTCGTGACCATCACGCCCAGCAGCAGGCCGAGGGTGTCGACCACGACATGCCGCTTGCGCCCGTTGATCAGCTTCCCGCCGTCGAACCCGCGGCTGTCGGCGCCGACCACGGCGTCCGCCTTGACCGACTGCGAGTCGATCACGCCGGCCGTCGGCTCCGCATCCCGACCCGCCTCCTGGCGGACCCGGCCACGCAGCCGGTCATGAAACTCCTGGACCAGCACGTGGTCGCGCCAGCGGCGGAAGAATGCATAGACCCGGTCCCACGGCGGGAAGTCGCCGGGCATCGCCCGCCACTTGATCCCGTTGTCCACGAGATAGCGGATCGCGTCCAGTATCGCCCGGTGGCAGTACGCCTCCGGCTGCCCGCCGCGGCCGCGCATCCAGCCCGGCACCGGCAACAGTGGCCGGACCACGGCCCACTCCGCGTCCGTCATGTCCGAGGGATACCGCCGAACACGCTCCGGATGATCGGCCGCATTCCCGAACCTGTGAGCGACACAATCACACGACGGTGCAGCCGAGTTGGACTTCACCGGCGTGAGCACGTACAACTGCGGCAACAGGGTCTCCTGGATCTCGGTTGGCTTCGCAACCCCGAGCTACCAAGAGGCCCTGCCTTCATGCCCGCGGCCAGCCGCGATCACCCGATCGAGACTCCCGTTCGACGCCCACCCCTCAAGATCGGAACGACAACAGCTACTTACGGGCCGCAGCCTCCAACCCCTCCAACGTCTTCTCTCGGATGCCCTCTCGCTCCACCTCGGCACTGACGGCGAGCACCGCGAACACGATGGCACCTGCCCCGTTCGGGTTGTACTCCGCAATGCCTCTGTGCAGCCCTCTACCTGCTCCAGCGTTTCCCGCCTCAGCCGTGGCTTCTTGCGGGCGCCGTAGTGATGCTCGAACCACTGGAGCCGAGCGGGATCCTGTATCTCGGCCGAGATCGCGCCACGGTTTCACGGCCTGTCAGCGCCTGATGCTGATGGGACCCAGGGAGAGCACGGTGTCCGCGAGTGCGTCAGTCAGCGCCCGTGAGCGTGCGCCGGGCGGCACGGAGGCTTGTTCCACGTCGACAAGAGGGAAGCGCACACTGCACCGGCTTCTCGTCGCCATCTACCAGCACGGTCGTGGTCGAAGAGGGCAACACCTACCGGCTTCGGAAGCTGACCAAGGACGGAGACGACAACGCGATCATCTACGTGGAGCAAGCCCTGATGAACGTCCTGAAGTGGCAGAAGGAACGCCAGGACGCAGAGCGGGAACGGCTCGGGGATCTCTGGTTGGACCATGACCTCGTGTTCGCCCGTGACGGCTTCAAGCTGTACCGGGGCGAGGCAGGCGGACCGCAGGACCCCGAGAAGATGTCGGCCCGCTGGCGGACGGCACGCAACCGTCTGCATCTGCCGGAGAACTTCCGGCCGCACGACTGGCGGGCATCGAAGATCACAAACGATCTGGACGCCCACGAGAACCCGGTAGATGTCTCAGCCAATGCCCGGCACCACTCGCCGGGCTACACCATGGCGCGGTACGGCAGGCGTCGAGCCGAGGGGGCGAAGAAGCTGGCCGCTTCGAGCGCCAGCCGTATCGGCCTGTCATCCCTGGTCTGACCAGAAAGTTCGCTCGGCTGTTGGTCACATGGTTGGTCACGCCACAGTCGGAGAAACAGAAAAACCCCAGGTGAATTGGGGTTCCTGCTGGTGTCCGAGGGGGGACTTGAACCCCCACGCCCGATAAAGGGCACTAGCACCTCAAGCTAGCGCGTCTGCCATTCCGCCACCCGGACCGGTGGTCGGCCCCGGTTTCCCGCGGCGACAGGGACAACAATAGCAAAGGATCGGCGGGACTCCGACCACTTATCGGGGCGGCCGCGGTCCGCCACGCCGGGCTGACCTGCGGGCATGCCCGGGAGGGGCGTGCGGGACGGAGCGTCTCGCGGCGGTCGCCGGACGGACCGTCCGGCGCATGCTGCCGATGCCGATGCCGATGCCGCCCATGGGATCGCTCCGCCCCGGTGCGCGGGGTTCGTGCCGCCGCGCTCGTCCTCGACCGTCTGCCTGGCGTCCTCCGACGCCGGCCGCGGCGCCGCTCGCCGCGGCCGGCGTCGGGGTGGGTTCGCCGTTCCTGCCCCCGGTGTCGCGGGCGGCGCCTTCCCGGCGCTCACGAACCGGCCGGGAACCCCGGCTTGCGTGCGGCGACGGGGCTCGGAGCGGCCCGCGGGGCGGCCGCCGAGGGCTTCACGGGCAGCTGATGACCTGGCCGGCGTAGGAGAGGTTGCCGCCGAACCCGAAGAGGAGCACCGGGGCACCGGAGGGGATCTCGCCGCGCTGGACCAGCTTCGACAGGGCCATGGGGATGCTGGCCGCCGAGGTGTTGCCGGATTCGACGACGTCGCGGGCGACGACGGCGTTGACCGCTCCGATCTTGGCGGCGAGCGGCTCGATGATGCGCAGGTTCGCCTGGTGGAGGACGACCGCTGCCAGTTCCTCGGGGGCCACTCCGGCCTTCTCGCACACCTTGCGGGCGAGCGGCGGGAGCTGGCTGGTGGTCCAGCGGTAGACGGACTGGCCCTCCTGGGCGAAGACCGGCGGCGAGCCCTCGATGCGGACCGCGTTGCCCATCTCGGGGACGGAACCCCACAGCACCGGGCCGATGCCCGGCTGCTCGCAGGCCTCGACGACGGCCGCGCCCGCTCCGTCACCGGTGAGAACGCAGGTGGTGCGGTCGGCCCAGTCGGTGATCTCGGTCATCTTGTCGGCACCGATGACCAGGGCGCGGGTGGCGGAACCGGCCCGCACGGCGTGGTCCGCGGTGGCCAGGGCGTGGGTGAAGCCCGAGCAGACGACGTTGATGTCCATGACGGCGGGGCTCGCACCCATGCCCAGCTTGGCAGCGACGCGTGCGGCCGTGTTGGGCGAGCGGTCGATCGCCGTGGAGGTGGCGACCAGCACGAGGTCGATGTCGTCCGGGGTCAGGCCTGCTCCCGCGAGCGCCTTGCCGGCCGCGTGGTAGGCGAGCTCGTCGACCGGCTCGTCCGGGCCCGCGACGTGGCGCGTGCGGATGCCGACGCGGGAGCGGATCCACTCGTCGGCGGTGTCGACCATGGCCGCGAGGTCCTCGTTGGTGAGCACCT
This window encodes:
- a CDS encoding beta-ketoacyl-ACP synthase III, which translates into the protein MTGSRVVALGHYQPAKVLTNEDLAAMVDTADEWIRSRVGIRTRHVAGPDEPVDELAYHAAGKALAGAGLTPDDIDLVLVATSTAIDRSPNTAARVAAKLGMGASPAVMDINVVCSGFTHALATADHAVRAGSATRALVIGADKMTEITDWADRTTCVLTGDGAGAAVVEACEQPGIGPVLWGSVPEMGNAVRIEGSPPVFAQEGQSVYRWTTSQLPPLARKVCEKAGVAPEELAAVVLHQANLRIIEPLAAKIGAVNAVVARDVVESGNTSAASIPMALSKLVQRGEIPSGAPVLLFGFGGNLSYAGQVISCP
- a CDS encoding helix-turn-helix domain-containing protein, with product MLFQQSDNRRHPRPPRERRKQRSITPTRTPPLPLTSENAVIKLGKTTASKGNVGGRPSVVDDDKLAVARARHAKGDSVTAIAKALGIGRATLYRHLGESA
- a CDS encoding sigma factor-like helix-turn-helix DNA-binding protein; this encodes MSDGGPEEPGGAVGLPSRRRRPTPMSQWDPTARLSYWAFHANRRPAYMRFAYLQLGSDEAAEAAVDATFDSIMGDWLRMLHMDRLDAYAWTVLKHCLVDRQHLPRPRQQEPEPMDISAFEAALKEAHADQYEVLTDTIRFYSAVSRLAERQRDAVLLRYGLQCTPGEAASVMGVDEATVRSHLGQAHRRLARLLDISADPAEPTESAEP
- a CDS encoding cupin domain-containing protein gives rise to the protein MLDAASWAGRLGGDAFLAQTYHRSYAHFPGTADMASDLFSWDDLNRIIASQRLEPPRLRLSADGEMVPLHRYAIPTTNRRAVTWSRIQPDELHTQLREGASLVLDAVEKIHPAVGVTAEGLERFLGTSVQANVYASWTEREGFGRHWDDHDVVVVQLHGSKRWRLYGSTREAPTFRDVESPEEPEGDPVADIVLSPGDVLYLPRGWWHAVTADQGTESLHLTFGMVPHTGADLMLWVVDQLRASLALRRDIPRFASLPEQSEFIDAVRREVLDTMADPRLIERWAESTDTTDLGHAIPSLPYVDGLPARAEITVKLTAPRSRLAANPTHGTVTFSAAGTAWDFAESAAPVLGTLLTGQPTTLGALADSAGLEVKDVAELAWALIEGQALAVVGTGL
- a CDS encoding IS5 family transposase, translating into MTDAEWAVVRPLLPVPGWMRGRGGQPEAYCHRAILDAIRYLVDNGIKWRAMPGDFPPWDRVYAFFRRWRDHVLVQEFHDRLRGRVRQEAGRDAEPTAGVIDSQSVKADAVVGADSRGFDGGKLINGRKRHVVVDTLGLLLGVMVTSADIGDRAAAKVLLERAADAHHRLELVWADGGYTGSLVEHCLATLALVLAIVKRSDDRRGFVVLPKRWIVERLFAHLMRSRRLVRDFERRTTSAEAMIYWSMTMVMTRRLTRSRSARA
- a CDS encoding helix-turn-helix domain-containing protein, with translation MGLAERRKALGYSQEKLAQLLGVDRTTVGRWESGRIEPQPPQRRGLANALEVTLIELDALLTQPTAASQEATGHQSSDHPGAGDPDDMIRRELLRILTVSGALTALPLDEAEALTEGVRRGAPSGSLRMNSHQWQVYQLARSKGSVYPVVRDQLATLNEALAAGNRGNSRPLLHAAADLFQLAGEVAFDANRYTDAAASYALAASVSKDAGAFDLWACALVRHAYVDMSDQRYRQATQLLSLAERLAGRGDSTLATRCWVAAVQAEACAGMGDLNGCERALDQAEKVTELTEDSVNGGWLRFDGSRLAEERGARYVQLGRLDLAEETLKGALQQTELASGQSYRRRGSVLTDLAAIGAKRRDPEQVVAYGREAVQLAQASSSGYVARRLQALCDEFGPLSKDHRVAELGAEIATLSTP
- a CDS encoding aldo/keto reductase, whose product is MTAVLSLGTYRVRAVGLAARTALAAGSPWVDTAPSYAHGRAHEELRPVLGEYPTVRVATKAGFFTAEQGRAALAEGVLTQEEAASRHSLERAFIRWQTERSLAALGRADLVFVHNPEHHGHGLDRAALHWRVREAFTALEEFAQAGRIGGYGVATWSGLVSGAFTVPELHALARQAAGSAEPHFTGLQMPVSLIMDDLIRQALDGGGSLMQAKDAGLITFGSAPLHGGELLNAMTPELVNFIRPGLSAAAAALLAAGSCPGLDVVLTSASTREHWDDAAKALAAPLTAEELRRVTDELAAE